The genomic segment GAGGTCCTCGGAGATATCCATCTGCAAGAAGGTCTTCCAGTAGAGGATGTTGACCGAACTCCCCTGGTCAACCAGAACTTTGCTGATTCCATACCGCGCTATCTCTGCAGTGATGACCATTGGGTCATCCTGGTCAGGATCAGGGGCGTGGAAGTCTTCGTCCGAAAAGGTGATGGGCGGCATGGAGCGGCGAGGCTTGTCCACTAAATGCACGGACTGGAGGGCTCGGACATGGCGTTTACGAGCGGAGGAGGATGACCCTCCCCCCGCGAATCCTCCAGAAATGGTATTGATATGCCCTCTCAAGGGGCGTTCCCTGCTGCGGCTTCGGCTTCGGCTTGGTCGCCTCTCTGAGCGGGGTCGCTCCACCCTCGTGCTCGGCTTATCTTTTCGATAGGCCGGCCTCTAAGTAGGCCGACCGATTGATTGTGGTGGGTGCTCATTGCGGACGTATTTTTTAAGCTTTCCCGCCCGGATGAGCTCTTCTATCTTATCCCGGAGGGTCCAGCAATCCTCGGTGGTATGACCCATATTTTTATGGTACGCACAGTGTTTGCTCCAATCAGCATTCTTCGGAGTCGGGTTCGCTTCCCGCTCTGGTATCAATTCCGCACTCAGGGCCTCTCGGAGAATTTTCTCCCTCGAGGCATTTAGAGGTGTATACTGTGGGAAACGGGGCCCCTTTCTCTGCTCCCGGGGCCTAGGACCGGACGTTTTTCCCGTCGAAGAGCCGGGCTTATTACCGTCCGTCCTTGCTTCCCTGgcttcttgattttcttttttgtaggAGAGCTTCATCTCCTCCACCCTTATCTCATCTGCAGCCCGTTCCCTCAACTCTTCCATCGTTTTGGGCGCTCGCCTGCAGACGTTATCCTTAAACGGTCCCGGCTTTAGAGCCGGCAGGATGTAGTGAAGGGCGAGCTCTGGGGTCAGGCTTTTCACGCGCCGGACCGTCTTCTGATACCGGTCCATGAATGATCGCAGCGCTTCGTCCTTCCCCTGTTTGAGAGTCATCAATTCGAATACGGTCAGGTCTTGGGTACTACTGGCCGCAAATTGTTTAATGAATAGTTGCTTTAAACCGGTAAAGTTTTCTATTGAATTGGGGGGGAGGGTGTTAAACCATTCCAAAGCTTCTTCCTCTAGTGAGAGCGAGAACGCTCGGCACCAAATGGCGTCATTGCCCGTTCGGAACGCCATGGCGTTCGAGAACGTCTGGATATGGGACGCCGGATCTGTCGTCCCGTTATACATTTTGAACTGCGGAGCCATGAATTGCTCCGAGATTTGGACGTTCATTATGTTCTGGGTGAATGGAAGTAATAAAGTGGATGAAGGCTCCGACTTGACTACCATCCGCCCGTCCTCGGCAGCGCTCTCCGCATGCACCGATTTAACCTTGCTTTCTTCTGCCTCCGATCCGGAAGGCCTCCAAGTCTTGTCGCCCTCGGTATCTGGGGGCGGGCGTTCTCCTTCCACCCCCTTTCCCTTATCCTTCACTCGCTCTCCCCCGTC from the Vigna angularis cultivar LongXiaoDou No.4 chromosome 3, ASM1680809v1, whole genome shotgun sequence genome contains:
- the LOC108320945 gene encoding uncharacterized protein LOC108320945, encoding MSMDDPAEMMRVLQQKMDEMQQRHEEEMAAVKADCEARIAREIGRMDGGERVKDKGKGVEGERPPPDTEGDKTWRPSGSEAEESKVKSVHAESAAEDGRMVVKSEPSSTLLLPFTQNIMNVQISEQFMAPQFKMYNGTTDPASHIQTFSNAMAFRTGNDAIWCRAFSLSLEEEALEWFNTLPPNSIENFTGLKQLFIKQFAASSTQDLTVFELMTLKQGKDEALRSFMDRYQKTVRRVKSLTPELALHYILPALKPGPFKDNVCRRAPKTMEELRERAADEIRVEEMKLSYKKENQEAREARTDGNKPGSSTGKTSGPRPREQRKGPRFPQYTPLNASREKILREALSAELIPEREANPTPKNADWSKHCAYHKNMGHTTEDCWTLRDKIEELIRAGKLKKYVRNEHPPQSIGRPT